In Streptacidiphilus sp. P02-A3a, the DNA window TGAGTACCGGTTGCAGCAGGGCACGGTGATCCGTAGCCGCTACGGGATCAACCGGCGGGACGATGCGGGCCGGACGTACTCCGCCCCCGATCAGCCGGGCTCCCTGGCCACCCGGAACATCGGCATCGTCATGGAGGGGGCCACCGACCGGGAGGCCCGGAGCGTGGCGCGGGAGGTGGCCGCGCGGCTCGGCTTGGCGGAGCCTGCGGCCCCGCTGGACCGGCTTGCCTTCCAGGACACCACGGGACGGCTGGGGCCTGCCGACTTCACCGGCCTGCCGGACCGCAGCGACGCCGGGGGAGCGGCCCGGTATCAGTGGGCCATGGCGGGGTACGAACGCGGCGTAGGCGGCCGGTACGCCCGGTTCCTGACCGAGACGGGCGGGGAGCACGCTGAGGTGCTGCACGGGCTGATCGTGGCCGCGATGATCGCGGGTGACGTCCGGGCGCTGCTGGCGTGGTTGGACGAGCGCCACGGCCGGGGCGCGTTCCGGCGGATCTTTCGCTCACCGGTCTACACCGGGCCGGACCCCGGCGAGTAGGGCCGTGGCGTCTCCTGGGTGAGGGGTGAGGGTGAGCCGTCGCGTCCCCTGCCCGCAGTAGCCCGCCGTGCCGACGCTCTGACCAGGCCCCATGCTGGGCCTGAGCCGGATCGCCGGGACGAGAGCAGGTAACCTGAAGGTGAACCCGTCAATCGTTGTAGCGTCCGGGGCCTTCGTGATGACCCTGCTGGGCGGGCTGGTCGCGGGCAGGGTCGGCGACAAGCGGCACCTGGTGCTGGGCCTGGCCGCCGGGCTGATGCTCGGGGTGGTCGGGTTCGACCTGCTGCCGGAGGCGCTGGACGCGGCCTCCGGCAAGCTGTTCGGGGTGGACCACGCGCTGCTGATGTTCGTCCTGGGCTTCCTGGTGCTGCACGTGGTGGAGCGTTCGGTGGCGATCCACCGGGCGCACGAGTCCGAGTACGCCGTGCACCACCACGGCCACCGGGCGGTCCCCGCCGTCGGCGGGGTGGCCCCGCCGGGCGGCAGCCATGTGCACGGCCGCAGCGAGAACCTGGGCCTGGCGGCGGCCTCCGCACTGTGCCTGCACAGCGTCATGGACGGCTTCGCCATCGGCGCGGCCTTCCAGGTGGCCGACAGCTTCGGCGCGGTCGTCGCCGTCGCGGTGATCGCCCACGACTTCGCCGACGGCTTCAACACCTACACGATCACCCGGCTGTACGGGAACGACCGCCGACGCGCGCTGGTCCTGCTGCTGTGCGACGCGGTCGCCCCGGTCCTCGGCGCCGGGATCACGCTGCTGTTCAGCATCCCGGAGCAGATCGTCGGCCTCTACCTGGGGTTCTTCGCGGGCTTCCTGATGTACCTGGCCACCTCGGACATCCTGCCCGAGGCACACAGCCCGCACCCCTCGCGGTCGACGCTGCTGTGCACGGTGCTGGGCACCGGCTTCATGTGGCTGGTGATCGGCCTGGCCAGCTGAGCCGGGCCGGTGCCCGGCGGCTCAGCCCTGGGCGGTCGCGGCCCGGTAGACGGCGGCGATCCCCGGGCCGAAGTACGGGCTGTAGGAGATGTCGTCGGTGGCGCCGCCCGCCTGGTAGCCGCCGATCACCCCCACCGCCGTGCCGGGGCCGGAGCCGGTGGCGTCCACGCCGGTCAGCAGCGGGCTGCCGCTGGTGCCCCGCGGCATCCCCGGGCAGTCGAACTCCAGCTGGCTGCCGCCGTGGCGGCGCAGCCGGTTCCGGCAGTACACCGGGCGCCGGGTGTGCCAGGGGTAGCCCACCGAGACCACCCGGGTCCGGCTCGGCAGCCGGCCGAAGCCGACGTGCTCGGCGCCGACGGCGTCCTGCACCCGGTCCGTGCCGTCCAGCGGCACGGTGGTCAGGAAGGCCACGTCGTAGTCCGGGTCGCCGTCGCGCGACCAGCGGGAGTCGACCACCGCCCGGCGCACCCGCCAGCGGCCGTACGGGGTCCGGCCGGAGACGTAGCCGGGGACGAACATCAGGTCGCTGTCCGCCTTGCCGCTGCCCGGGGCGACCGTGCAGTGGGCGGCGGTCAGCACCAGGTCGCGGCCGGGGCTGTCGACCACGGCGGCGG includes these proteins:
- a CDS encoding serine protease, with amino-acid sequence MTLPSLTRRLRPVAVVACLLGAGAAATAAPSDAVPRLPRSTVFDGTPRVGALFDSPDGSLNGEFCTAAVVDSPGRDLVLTAAHCTVAPGSGKADSDLMFVPGYVSGRTPYGRWRVRRAVVDSRWSRDGDPDYDVAFLTTVPLDGTDRVQDAVGAEHVGFGRLPSRTRVVSVGYPWHTRRPVYCRNRLRRHGGSQLEFDCPGMPRGTSGSPLLTGVDATGSGPGTAVGVIGGYQAGGATDDISYSPYFGPGIAAVYRAATAQG
- a CDS encoding ZIP family metal transporter → MTLLGGLVAGRVGDKRHLVLGLAAGLMLGVVGFDLLPEALDAASGKLFGVDHALLMFVLGFLVLHVVERSVAIHRAHESEYAVHHHGHRAVPAVGGVAPPGGSHVHGRSENLGLAAASALCLHSVMDGFAIGAAFQVADSFGAVVAVAVIAHDFADGFNTYTITRLYGNDRRRALVLLLCDAVAPVLGAGITLLFSIPEQIVGLYLGFFAGFLMYLATSDILPEAHSPHPSRSTLLCTVLGTGFMWLVIGLAS